AAGATGTAAGCAAATTCCTTTTTAAGGATCGAGTCCAAGCCTCCAGGGCTCCAAGCTAGGAGTAAATGTCAAACGGGGTTGACAACATGCATCGACGAGGTAAGTCAACCACGCCGCGTAATCCCGGATCTAAACTCCATCCCGCATTGAACGCCTCCACTATTGCTGTTGGCCCCTGTCGCGTGCCTAGTCCCCGCAAGTGGTAGCGGCTGCCGCCTGCATACGCCTCTGTTGAGAACCTGTGGACTGGTGCTGCGAACTGTTGGCAAGGACGAGCCTCTGCAGGGCACTCGTCCCGCTGATGCGTGGCTCCCAGCACAGTGGAGCTCGCACGACAGTTGCACCGAGTCCCTGGTGGAGAGGAGAggacgagcgagcgagcgaccGGCACCCGGTGCAGCACCACTCGCCAAGCCAGCAGTACGTAGCCGCCGCGCGTGCCCCTCGTTTCTCGAGCAGCTGCGGACATGGTTACGGTCCGGTGGATCGTGACGCGTGACGAACAGTCCACCCGCGCATCGCCCATTCGCCCTCCCATTTACGAGGGGGGCGTCGCTACGTCCACGTGCGCCCCGCCCAAGTTGACCAACCCTCGTCGCGTTACCAGAAGCGGTCGGCGGCTCGGAGACTAGTCCAAGTCAGTCAGTGGAGCAAGCGCGGAGAGAGGAGCACGTCCACTCCCCAAGTTGCGACGCCTCCTCAAGCTGCGAGACGACTCCTGGTCCTGGGAAACCAAAACTAAAAGCCACGCACCCACCCACGGCCACAGGGGTGGACCTTCCAAATCCAAGCGCCGAGCCGTTTGCCCCCGCGGGCCGCTCGCACGGACCACACGGTTTCCGCAGTCTCCAAACGGTTTAAACGCAGGAACCTTGAACCTTCCCCATGCCGCCGCGGCAGCGAGGCCAAGTCAGCTGAGCTCCCCAATCCAGCAGCTCGCGCGACCGCCACGGCACCAGAGCGCCACCACCCTACAAATACGCGCCCGCCCACCTGGCACTGGCAAACCGCGCAGCACAAACCCCACGAGCCACGAGAGCACTCCCCCCCGGGCCGCGCCAGCACGGCAcgacacgccgccgccgccatggcgatCCGGATGAGCAACAATGTGATCGGCGCGCTGAACGTGGTGGCGCTGCTGCTCTCGGTCCCCGTCCTCGCCGCGGGCGTCTGGCTGCGGTCCCGCGCCGACGGCACCGGGTGCGACCACTTCCTCTCCACCCCGACCGTCGCGCTGGGCGCGGCGCTCGCGGCCGTCTCCctcgcggggctcgccggcgcctgCTGCCGCGCCACCTGGCTGGTCTGGCTCTACCTCCTAGCCatgctcgcgctcgccgccgcgctgctctgCTTCAccgccttcgccctcgccgtcaCCAGCAGGGGGGCCGGGGACGGGGGCTGGCACGACTCAGCCTGGCTGCGGCGCCACGTCGAGGGGAGCAGGAGCTGGAGCAGGGTCCGGAGCTgcctcgccgacgccggcgtGTGCAAGCGCCTCGAGAAGGAAGGCGGCAagggcaaggaggaggaggcggcggcgctggcccggCTCGCTGGCCGCGGCGTGTCGCCGGTCGAGTCCGGGTGCTGCAGGCCGCCCGCGAGCTGCAACTTCACGTACGCGGGGAGCGGGGAGTGGACCAGGCCCGTCGGGAGGggtcccgcgccgccggccgacccGGACTGCGCCAGGTGGGACAACGACGGCGACAAGCTCTGCTACGGGTGCCAGTCGTGCAAGGCCAGCGTGGAGGTCGAGCTCCGGCGGGACTGGAAGCGCGCCGCCGTCTTCAACGCCGTCTTCCTCGCCTTCATCGTGGTCGTCTGCGCCCTCAGCTGCTGCGCCTTCAGGAACAGCCGCAAGGACAACTTCGCCTACCACAGCAGCCGCGGCGGATGGAATCGAGCCGGAGACGCATAATCGAACTGCTAACCTGTAGCCCATGGAGAAGCACGAgtggctgctgccgctgctgcagggTCTCCCTATGATCGGTGTTAGTTTAGCCTAGCATTTGTAGCTTGTATAGGATCTGGATATCTTAATTTCCTTTTCCACTTTGTTCATACATATAATATGACTTGCTTATACTCCGTAGTAAATTAGCAGTGTAGTACGCTAAAAATCGCCAATTTCAGAATGGTAGCCGTCTAGATGGGAATGGCTCTCCAGATACCCAGTTTGGAGCGGAACAATCTGGGCAATAGTTCAACTCTGATCATACTCTTCCCCTGAATCACTTCTATGTTAGCTGAATATGTATGAGCCCTGCTATGGTGGCGCAGAAGACATCAGACATCAGATCGT
The Panicum virgatum strain AP13 chromosome 6N, P.virgatum_v5, whole genome shotgun sequence genome window above contains:
- the LOC120679506 gene encoding tetraspanin-8-like, whose translation is MAIRMSNNVIGALNVVALLLSVPVLAAGVWLRSRADGTGCDHFLSTPTVALGAALAAVSLAGLAGACCRATWLVWLYLLAMLALAAALLCFTAFALAVTSRGAGDGGWHDSAWLRRHVEGSRSWSRVRSCLADAGVCKRLEKEGGKGKEEEAAALARLAGRGVSPVESGCCRPPASCNFTYAGSGEWTRPVGRGPAPPADPDCARWDNDGDKLCYGCQSCKASVEVELRRDWKRAAVFNAVFLAFIVVVCALSCCAFRNSRKDNFAYHSSRGGWNRAGDA